A section of the Mesobacillus jeotgali genome encodes:
- a CDS encoding VanZ family protein, translating to MINKIDPKYKKWISAISFSLFILYIILAALLLFLSPYRQAANEINSTGTNPYNLIPFKTITDYIKASSHINQSIWILNLFGNVLAFLPLGLFLPWLFERFIGFWRTTSIVLLATSLVEILQFLTRVGSFDIDDIILNTLGGAIGYLFFRIIWQFFFRGERGEN from the coding sequence ATGATTAATAAAATAGATCCCAAATACAAAAAGTGGATATCAGCCATATCTTTCAGCCTCTTTATTCTATACATCATTCTTGCTGCATTATTGTTATTCCTTAGTCCATACAGGCAGGCTGCAAATGAAATCAATTCAACTGGGACCAATCCATACAACCTCATTCCATTCAAAACAATCACAGACTATATAAAAGCATCTTCCCATATCAATCAAAGCATTTGGATCTTAAACCTGTTCGGCAATGTACTTGCCTTTTTGCCTCTGGGGTTATTCCTCCCATGGTTATTTGAGAGGTTCATAGGATTTTGGCGGACAACCTCAATAGTCCTTCTCGCAACTTCGCTGGTGGAGATCCTCCAGTTTCTGACAAGGGTTGGCAGCTTCGATATAGATGATATAATCCTAAATACCCTTGGCGGGGCAATAGGTTATCTGTTTTTCCGTATTATTTGGCAGTTTTTCTTCAGGGGGGAACGTGGTGAAAATTAG
- a CDS encoding GNAT family N-acetyltransferase, producing MKIRRLKNEEQPPWNLILSADPSREMAAKYLKKGSCYVAVSDNEETLGVIVLLPIAGNRIEIKNLAVAEPAQRKGIGKSLINYGIQAARNEGFEVIEIGTGNSSINQLALYQKAGFRITGIDKDFFLINYPEPIFENGIQCRDMIRLSKSLMDQTM from the coding sequence GTGAAAATTAGAAGGCTAAAAAACGAAGAACAGCCTCCATGGAACTTGATTCTCTCTGCTGATCCTTCAAGAGAGATGGCAGCAAAGTATCTAAAGAAAGGCTCATGTTATGTCGCTGTTTCAGATAACGAAGAAACTCTCGGAGTAATCGTGCTGCTTCCAATCGCGGGAAACAGGATAGAAATAAAAAATCTGGCGGTAGCTGAACCAGCTCAAAGGAAAGGCATCGGTAAGAGTCTAATTAATTATGGTATTCAGGCCGCAAGAAATGAAGGATTTGAAGTAATCGAAATTGGAACAGGCAATTCGAGCATCAATCAGCTTGCTCTTTACCAGAAAGCAGGCTTCCGTATCACTGGAATAGATAAAGACTTTTTCTTGATTAACTACCCTGAACCGATTTTTGAAAACGGGATCCAATGTAGGGACATGATTCGATTATCAAAGAGTTTAATGGATCAAACCATGTAA
- the mug gene encoding G/U mismatch-specific DNA glycosylase — protein sequence MQPISDHLKKNLDVVFVGFNPSIRSSETGHHYANPNNRFWKILFEAGITPRKYEPSEDYLLLELGYGMTNIVSRPTKAADEITKEEYQHGKQELREKIENYCPKIVCFVGKGVYQQYSGRKEVSWGMQAEAVVDNTIDFVAPSSSGLVRMKLDHIVEIYKELPKLINYLNAE from the coding sequence ATGCAGCCTATATCAGATCACTTAAAGAAAAATCTTGATGTTGTCTTCGTTGGTTTTAACCCAAGTATACGGTCATCGGAAACAGGTCATCACTACGCCAATCCGAACAACAGGTTTTGGAAGATCCTTTTTGAAGCCGGCATTACGCCAAGAAAGTATGAACCCTCCGAGGATTACCTACTTTTAGAGCTTGGCTACGGTATGACTAATATTGTCTCCAGACCAACTAAGGCTGCAGATGAGATTACAAAAGAAGAATATCAGCACGGAAAGCAAGAACTCCGGGAGAAAATCGAAAACTACTGTCCTAAAATAGTCTGCTTCGTTGGCAAGGGTGTTTATCAGCAATACAGCGGCAGAAAAGAGGTCTCATGGGGAATGCAGGCGGAGGCCGTTGTCGACAACACAATCGATTTTGTCGCTCCATCCTCAAGCGGGTTAGTCAGGATGAAGCTGGATCACATCGTTGAGATCTATAAAGAATTGCCAAAGCTGATTAACTATTTAAATGCAGAGTAA
- the fdhD gene encoding formate dehydrogenase accessory sulfurtransferase FdhD — MKPVEVKREILRFGNGQAERLEDSIVTEFTVTVKINGDELVTMVCTPDFIEEMVIGYLASEGIIKSYADIENLWIQEKEGFVHVKTAKSNSVYKNLQGKRYLSSCCGASRSAFVFATDARTAKKLHEVNTEIEVEDCFRLMKEMQDSAQLFQNTGGVHNASLCSLFGPVVSRMDIGRHNALDKIYGYCLKNEISIHDKVIVFSGRISSEILLKVAKIGCPIVLSKSAPTELALKLADELGITTIGFIRNGSLNVYTHPERIAEAKHGVKESRV, encoded by the coding sequence GTGAAACCAGTCGAGGTTAAAAGGGAGATCCTTCGTTTCGGAAATGGCCAGGCCGAAAGATTGGAAGACAGCATTGTAACAGAGTTTACTGTCACAGTGAAAATAAATGGAGACGAACTCGTTACGATGGTCTGTACGCCAGATTTTATTGAAGAAATGGTCATAGGGTATCTGGCTTCAGAAGGGATCATTAAAAGTTATGCTGATATAGAAAATTTATGGATTCAGGAAAAAGAAGGATTTGTTCATGTGAAAACCGCAAAGTCCAATTCGGTTTACAAGAATTTGCAGGGGAAACGTTACTTATCATCCTGCTGTGGAGCGAGCAGGTCAGCGTTTGTATTTGCTACAGATGCCAGGACAGCCAAAAAGCTTCATGAGGTGAATACTGAAATCGAGGTAGAGGACTGCTTCAGGCTTATGAAAGAAATGCAGGATTCTGCACAGCTTTTTCAAAATACCGGCGGAGTCCATAATGCTTCACTTTGCAGCCTGTTCGGTCCTGTTGTGTCTCGCATGGATATTGGCCGCCATAATGCCCTCGATAAAATATATGGGTATTGCCTGAAGAATGAGATCTCCATTCATGATAAAGTGATTGTTTTCAGTGGCCGGATTTCTTCTGAGATACTGCTGAAGGTTGCCAAAATCGGCTGCCCGATCGTGTTATCAAAGTCTGCTCCAACAGAGCTTGCCCTTAAGCTTGCTGATGAGCTGGGAATCACTACTATTGGTTTTATCAGGAATGGTTCACTGAATGTTTATACACATCCAGAGCGTATCGCGGAGGCAAAACATGGTGTCAAAGAAAGTCGGGTTTAA
- a CDS encoding DUF1641 domain-containing protein, giving the protein MAKAITNIKRIELTDEQKRKMELEEIETALLDNKEAILQSLDIIKHMNERGVLSLLDGLFSEGDKILNVLVKAADNPEATNTIKNLLLMVGVLGTINVQQLEPLLLKLNSGIARVAEYRHSENDKLGYFDIVRSLKDPEINRALSLLFEFLKGMGEKTEGLERTTQLPEDQDLHQSKDGRLDNRV; this is encoded by the coding sequence ATGGCTAAAGCAATCACCAATATCAAAAGGATTGAGCTTACAGATGAACAAAAAAGAAAAATGGAACTCGAAGAAATTGAGACGGCGCTCCTTGATAACAAGGAAGCGATTTTACAGTCACTGGATATTATCAAGCATATGAATGAACGTGGCGTACTGTCGCTTCTTGATGGATTGTTCAGCGAAGGAGATAAAATCCTTAACGTCCTTGTTAAAGCAGCTGACAATCCCGAGGCTACCAATACAATAAAGAACCTATTGTTAATGGTGGGGGTTCTTGGGACAATCAATGTCCAGCAGCTTGAACCATTATTGTTAAAGCTGAATTCCGGTATTGCCAGAGTGGCTGAATACAGGCACAGTGAAAACGATAAACTAGGTTACTTTGACATTGTACGTTCACTCAAAGATCCCGAAATCAACCGTGCATTGTCATTGCTTTTTGAATTTCTTAAAGGCATGGGGGAAAAAACAGAAGGTCTTGAAAGGACGACTCAGCTTCCTGAAGATCAGGACTTGCATCAAAGCAAGGATGGCAGACTGGATAATAGAGTATAA